The following coding sequences lie in one Primulina huaijiensis isolate GDHJ02 chromosome 2, ASM1229523v2, whole genome shotgun sequence genomic window:
- the LOC140957260 gene encoding uncharacterized protein — MDVSWSLTFLTDFQKAKALDQQAVSAHSVLDDRRWVAPDESTFKLNVDACVNDNSSQYSIAGVLRDCQGRLLLAFGKQISQPLSVAHGELLAIREGVKLVYEKNFRDVLVVSDYVLAVQAVNAVQEDLGYVGACASDINILVQATFISGIVYEPRLSNIVAHNLAKFSLSVPSPFVWLNDDFSHWLVEFVMNDLS; from the coding sequence ATGGATGTCTCTTGGAGCTTAACCTTTCTTACAGACTTTCAGAAAGCTAAGGCTCTTGATCAACAGGCGGTTTCTGCTCATAGTGTACTGGATGACAGGAGATGGGTAGCACCAGATGAAAGTACCTTTAAACTCAATGTTGATGCTTGTGTTAATGATAATTCCAGCCAATACAGCATAGCGGGTGTCCTTCGAGATTGTCAAGGGAGATTATTGCTAGCATTTGGGAAGCAGATTTCTCAACCTCTGTCTGTTGCCCATGGTGAGTTACTGGCAATTCGGGAAGGAGTTAAATTGGTTTATGAAAAGAATTTTCGAGATGTTCTGGTCGTATCTGATTATGTACTGGCAGTGCAAGCAGTCAATGCCGTACAAGAGGATCTGGGTTATGTTGGAGCATGTGCGTCTGATATCAACATTCTGGTGCAAGCCACATTTATCTCTGGCATAGTTTATGAGCCTAGGTTGTCTAATATAGTTGCTCATAATTTGGCTAAATTTTCTCTGTCAGTCCCTTCACCCTTTGTTTGGTTGAATGATGATTTTTCTCATTGGTTGGTCGAGTTTGTAATGAACGATTTATCTTAA